aatattttatatttaacgtTAAATGGTGGTTAtactgtaaaataaaaatgtaatagtatttttttaaatttgcattTTTAGAGTATCTCCAATGGtaaacttcatttttttcttcaaaaaatgaAGAAGCATGTTTTCCAATGGTtcgcttcatttttttttcaaaaaggaatattccaaatatattttttttctgtttttatcattatttatcaaaaacatCTTTTACTTTTGGTAGTTTACTAATTTTacccaaatattttattttaacaatatttcaCCACAATtgctaattaatattaaataaacattATCACACAATATAATTAGTACACATagcataaataaataacaaaagaaCACTACATTTTATAAGGAAGTATGAGATGTATATTTTTCTCACATGTGATCAATTAAATTGTTACGAAGAGTGAAATGAGCTACTTGATCTTTAATTCTTCTAAATCGAGCCAAAAATTCTTGAAAACGAATATTATCATGCTCTTCGATATCAACCTCTATAACTGGAAATTCTCTACCAACTTCAATTGGAGCATCAAGATCACGCTCATCTTCAATTATCATGTTATGTATAATTATACATGTAGTCATTATGTCATGTAGCACATCTTTTTTCCAAAAACGAGCTGGTCCTTTCACAATTGCAAAGCGTGATTGAAGAACTCCAAAGGCACGTTCCACATCTTTTCGACATGCTTCTTGTTGTGTAGCAATATATTTCTTCTTTGAACCCACTGGCTCGTGATTTGAACTCCATACAAGATCCTAACGTTCGTGCATACATTCAATCTGAGCAAAATTGAATTTTAGTAGAAAGGAGTGAACAACAACAAGCTCAACAGCCTTCTCAAGCAACCACTtcatttggacaatattttaacAATCTTAGTGGAGCTGGAAATGATTTACCAAGATTATTAAGTGATGtgctaagttttttttatatttagattGATGTTTATCAAGTCTTTcagtttttatattatttatgtaattgTTATTCatctaaatattagtaaaaaaacatgtttctagtatatttaatatttttaattgattgaataaaaataataataaaaactttaaaagtaAGTTGGTAGTATTAGTTCTTATAGTTTATTTAAGTAAAAACTAAGAACAAATTAAAGTTGAGGGACCAATCTGTAATTAAAAAAGTGtatcttcaaaaaaataaagaaaatttgaagAAATACTGTCCAATTcttcaaaaaataaagaaaaaaatgaaacaccaatgaagtagaaaatgaagtaaaaagtgaaaaataaaacaccattggagatgctcttacctAAACACATCTTATTATTGAacaaataatctttttattttctgaGTCCATTAATGTGATTTAACATTTTCAAGATTTATTAGgatttttttgacatcaaatgcactattatattattcaaaatacAATTGATTTCAAtaaccataaaaataattaatagtttttatCTTATAGAATGTTGTAGTAgattttaagtaaaaaaagCTCACCATTGAATTACCGTTTTTGGTGTAACAAATAGAAAACTCATAAAAACTCGGTTTCAATTTCGCAAACCCATTCAATTCTGTCGAGAAGTTTGACCAATTTTTCAGACACTCACTATCGTTTTGTTTACCTTTATTGTTGGGATTTTCTTCTTTCTAAAACTagctattttagatattattcTACATTTTCATCAAACTATAGTGCattcgatgtcaaaaaaaatcCTAATATGGGAAAATGAAACACAAAGGAATCAACTCACGTTTAAAAACAAGATAATTGTCACGGATTAAACTAATTAAAGATAATTTGATGATACAGAAAGCTAAGGATGACAATgcaactttttattaaaaaatgtgtAGATGAGTTATATATTCTTTGCTCCCACCATCATGTATCTAACTCAAATTGAATACCCCAAACCAGAATTGATATGCAAATTGCCAAAcaaaattagtttatttttttgtcggcaaaatcaattatatttaatgaatatataGTGCTCATCagttgaaaaaatattatagtgcAAAGTTACGAGACATAGCCgactaaataattaattaaataacagATGATACAATCAATAAGAAatgaaatgaagaagaagaagaaaaaaaaacgtacaAAATTATTACAGCAACCATTTCAACTTAATGCTTAAGACGAAAGACCAAAAATTGAGCTTAAGCCCAAGGGCTAATGGAACACTCCCAAGGCATTTTAGGGAATCTCTCACGGTCCTTGCAATAATCGTATACGACAAGGTTACGTTGCACCCACGCATAGTCCATCTTCTGTGTCTTTGACAAGTGCCATGCGTCGTACTGGTCCCACCAGTTCTCCGTTGTGGTGGAGACGCAAGCAGGGAACGGATCCTTCCAACGGCAGCCTTCAACGGCGAAGTCCTTGTAGGAAGAGACGAATGGAGCTTTTTTCCAGTCGGTCTTCTCGAGACCGCCACGTGTCGCCCAGTCGTCGGCGTTCCAGATGCTGGAAAACAAGTACATCGGCTTCTGGTTCGGGAAGAAATCGTTGTTTGGTACCTTGTCGCTGTTCTTGTACACTCGAATCGGTACTCTATCCACGAAAAACCTGTGATTTGCATTGAGTTTAACCGGATTACATATTGTACCAGTCGATAAAATTAAGCGCTGATTAACCAATTCGATTCAATTTGATCTGGTTCGATTTTGTTAATGTAAGCTAGCTTTTTGATCAATTTCGGTTTTGAGATCAAGAGAGGACTTACACGAGCTGGTGGTTATTCCAAAGAATTGAGTAGGTGTGGTAGTCCTTGGTTGGGTCGAACCAGAGGGAATGTCGCATCTCGCGATTCCCGGTTCCGTTCTTAAACACATTGGTCTGAATGATGTACGGTTCTCCGGTTCGGTTCCCTAGAAATTCGAAATCTATCTCGTCTCTCTCCGGTCCGGCTCCATTCTCCGAACACATCTgctcataaataaaaaaagagaattaattatacaaaatgaaatatattatcCTTCCAagattgaaaattaaaataaaacaagagcTCACGTAGTAAGCGGTGACGACGCCGGCTGAGTCGCCGCCGACGAGCTTTAGCTTCATACTGAACCATCCGAATCTGTACATGTGCTTTGTCTGAAATCCACATCCTGT
This region of Brassica napus cultivar Da-Ae chromosome C5, Da-Ae, whole genome shotgun sequence genomic DNA includes:
- the LOC106401646 gene encoding probable xyloglucan endotransglucosylase/hydrolase protein 8; the protein is METRCSSMAAVFFFVAALMASSSTSAVPTQSFEENFNIMWSENHFTTSEDGQIWNLALDNDTGCGFQTKHMYRFGWFSMKLKLVGGDSAGVVTAYYMCSENGAGPERDEIDFEFLGNRTGEPYIIQTNVFKNGTGNREMRHSLWFDPTKDYHTYSILWNNHQLVFFVDRVPIRVYKNSDKVPNNDFFPNQKPMYLFSSIWNADDWATRGGLEKTDWKKAPFVSSYKDFAVEGCRWKDPFPACVSTTTENWWDQYDAWHLSKTQKMDYAWVQRNLVVYDYCKDRERFPKMPWECSISPWA